The genomic window GACAGAATTATATCTTGGTAATATATCTCTCttgtatataatatttattatgtCTTATGAGTCTATGACATAACATTTTGGATGTTTCAGTGAGATGATAGAACATGTTGGCCACAAATTCATGGAGACATTTTTCAGTCACTGTGAAGCTGCGCTTGCAGAAGACGGCATTTTTGTCCTCCAGGTAACACCTGCATGTATCTTCAATCTCATGTTTGCACAACAATTGATAGTTGTTAATGTTTAACAATTACTAACAGTTCACAGCAATACCTGAGGAGCTTTACGACGAGAGCAGACTAACTTCAGGTTTCATAACGGAATACATATTCCCTGGTGGATGTCTTCCTTCTTTAGCCAGAGTTACTTCAGCCATGGCCTCTTCCTCTAGGCTATGGTAAAgtcttttctttatcaaagTTTAGCTTCAAATgcaattcctctgttttctcttcctccaaTCTATCTATCTAACACCGGAGAAATACAGCATTGAAAACGTTGAGAACATTGGGATTCATTACTATCCTACGTTGAGATACTGGAGGAAGAACTTATTGGAGAGACAAAAGTAAGATGTCATAATAAAAACTTTTCCTCTGTTGTGCTTTTCAGGATTTAGTATGTTTGTTCATACGTCCAACAAAACTAACTATTATCTGCGCAGACAAATCATTGATCTTGGATTCGACGAGAAATTCTTAAGGACATGGGAATATTATTTCGACTACTGTGCAGCTGGGTTCAAGACTCTTACCCTTAGAAACTACCAGgtaacacacacacactcgAGCACATTAACCAGAAACATAACCATGCTTTAGACTTGATTTGAATACACTATATGCATTTCTGCAACATTGCAGATAGTTTTCTCACGTCCAGGGAACGTAGCTGCATTCGGTAATGATGATCCATTCCACAGCTCCGCTTTAACTCAAGAAATGGGACTAATACTTCAGACTGGAAATGTTTCGTCTAACGTTGTTTTTTCTGTGTGTTTCCCGTTAAGTTTCATAATTTGCAAGAGACTACCTAGACACTTGAAACAGTTCTGCTTTCATGATTATGCATTCTGTTCCAACAATCTTTCACTGTCCAGACCATATATCTGAAATGTTTGTGAACCTTTACTCAAGCTGTTATTGTGCAATGGCTATTGTTCAAGATCAAGTACTATGATGTAACTCAAGATCTCTGCGACAGTATTACATCTCGGGTACATAGCAGTGCCTGAAACTTTATTCAATCGATATTAAGCATGAATCGGAACTCGATTACGATGTTAAAGATAAACATAGAAAGgttttataagttttgtttattcacTGTTATTCAACCTGAAACAGCTTTTAATCTAGATGCTGAAGTTGCATATATTACAGATAAACAAACACATAGGTATTACAACGTTACCACTTACAATAAGGCCTTCATGGATACGTAAAGGCTTTCTTATCATTCGCTTGTACCTCCCTTGAGATTTAGCCTTGAGACCATATTCTCCGTCCTCTGCAACAAAATGATCCCAAATCATTCAAACATTCTGATTATATTAACAAGCATCATAAAATGAAAGACTAACCTGTTCGGAATGCGAAAGATACTTTCCATCAAGCGTCACAACCACGCGATTGTTACCATCCACTCCTTTGATTTTGTCGACAGAGCAATAGAAATCTATCGCCGACATgctaaacaaacaaagacacacacacacacacacacacaaagtAACAGACTCAGCTTTAAAGGACATAAAAAATATGCACATAACAAGAAGTCAAGAACTAACAAAGATCGGTATACTATACATACAGTAGATCACTCTGGCCCTTACTAAACCACCACCAAGCGACTACGAAAAGCAACAGCCAAATTCTTTCCCATACAGAAGCCAAAAAGGGACCAAAACCAACTCGAATAAAGATCGACACTTGAAGCTTATCCTTTAACAAATTCCTACTTATTCAATCAACCCTTCACAGAACCCAAAATCCAAGAGTAGTTCAAGCTCAGCTATAAAGTGTTAAACGAGTAAAGTTCCATTCTTTACAAGGTTCTCTATATGATCATAACACACATACcaataaatcaagaaactttCAATTCAATCATCTCAACATATGAACAAAATGAATCACACAAGTATGCTACTAACAATGACCCTTTAAAGCAACGATCACAACTCAAACTTTACATACTTAAAGAACATAGAAACTTACATGCCATCTCCAAAATCTTCATTGATAATCTCCTTTATACTCTCACCAAAATGCATCACTGCTTCATTCAAcctaaatcaaaatcaaacccaGACATCAAAACTAAGCCacccaaaaatgtaaactttcCAGAGCAAACCTGTAGATAGTGGGTTCTTGGATGAGATTAGGATCATAGGATCTCCACGGAGGAGACATCATATCTCCGATTAGTTCATCGGTCAGAGCTGGTAAAGCTTCCTTAAGCTTTGGGACTGTGTCCGGTTTGAGCTGAGCTTGACGACGGAGAAGCTGAGCTACGTATACGTTGGTTAGACCTGTCTCCGCGGCTAACTGGCTAAAAGTCTTGCCGGAAGCTGATTTCACGGCGAGAAGCTGATTTGTAACACTCTGTTTCTTCGCCGCTTCCATTTTTTCTGACCAATCAATCACTTTTGTCTCTTCCTCACTCTTTTAATGGAAAAATCGCTATGACgtaattttatctttaaatgGGCTGAGTATCTCTACTCTTATAATGGGTCTTTAAATGGGCTTTTAAATGGGTTTTAGTTCAgtataattcaaaaatatatgaaaggCTCATGTCAACGAATTTGTTGTGGTGACTCTCATCACAATATAGTATACGAATCCACTCAGACAGACAGACAGACAGACAGAGAGACAGttatcttatataattatattcattcaataatcaaacataatatatatatgtaaccgAGAGAAACGTGATATCTTATATAATGAAGATAGATCATagatgtaatatatataaatcaaaagtCAATCAATATGTGTTGTCTTTTAATCATAATATATTCATAACCATTATGTGCAGCATGTGCAAATACTATATAAAACGTAACCACATAATATAGATCTCTGTTATATGtcgttttaattattaatcagTTATGCAAATTATTGTTAACAAACCAGATAGAGTTATTTCGAGATACATGAAATTTGAGTAAGGCCTATTGTGGCTGTTGGGTTTGGAacgaaatttttgtttttcggaCATTCCTTGTTAATAAATCCGTGGTAACATTCTTTTCTAAAGATGAtacatactaaaaaaaatcttataagaaCCCATGAA from Arabidopsis thaliana chromosome 3, partial sequence includes these protein-coding regions:
- the CYN gene encoding cyanase, coding for MEAAKKQSVTNQLLAVKSASGKTFSQLAAETGLTNVYVAQLLRRQAQLKPDTVPKLKEALPALTDELIGDMMSPPWRSYDPNLIQEPTIYRLNEAVMHFGESIKEIINEDFGDGIMSAIDFYCSVDKIKGVDGNNRVVVTLDGKYLSHSEQRTENMVSRLNLKGGTSE
- a CDS encoding Cyclopropane-fatty-acyl-phospholipid synthase gives rise to the protein MLHINTYELNRILEGDTIFIFGENESTCPLKSILKIHSPQFYWKVMTLADLGLADAYINGDFSFVDKDSGLLNLIMILIANRDLNSRKSNLAKKRGWWTPVFLTASLASATYYLKHSNEFFGLFMDDTMMYSSAVFKVTIKNFQNEKNTSFNRKGEDKEEPYEVLEIGCGWGTLAIEVVKRTGCKYTGFTLSIEQLKYVEEKVKEAGLQERITFKLCDYRQLCDTQKYDRIISCEMIEHVGHKFMETFFSHCEAALAEDGIFVLQFTAIPEELYDESRLTSGFITEYIFPGGCLPSLARVTSAMASSSRLCIENVENIGIHYYPTLRYWRKNLLERQKQIIDLGFDEKFLRTWEYYFDYCAAGFKTLTLRNYQIVFSRPGNVAAFGNDDPFHSSALTQEMGLILQTGNVSSNVVFSVCFPLSFIICKRLPRHLKQFCFHDYAFCSNNLSLSRPYI
- the CYN gene encoding cyanase, encoding MEAAKKQSVTNQLLAVKSASGKTFSQLAAETGLTNVYVAQLLRRQAQLKPDTVPKLKEALPALTDELIGDMMSPPWRSYDPNLIQEPTIYRLNEAVMHFGESIKEIINEDFGDGIIWLLLFVVAWWWFSKGQSDLLYV